CAACCAGCAGGCCAAGATAAGGCATCGAACACTTCCATGTTTTTTAATAACGGTGGGGATTTCTCCGTGTCAAATCTTTTATGTAGATATTCTGCCCCGGTCAGAATAATTTTTGCTCTGTCAACTTGGAATCGGAACTCTCCCATCTCTACCACATCCAAGGAGACGCCACGGAAACATCCGTCTTTTACGTTTGCATTAAACTCTTCTTCCTTTGGTCCTGGCTGTTGAAGGAGGTTTTGCAACCCAAGATATGTGCTTTCTAGAGTGGCGATCACCTGCCCCACCAAAACATGTTCTTTCTGAAACACCTCTGAGAGGGGCTTGTAAATATGAAGAAAATCTATCAAGAAGTGGGAGAATTTTACAAAATCAAAACTCCTCAGGAACGTCAACATCCCTTTGGCCTTTTGTCCCTCGTGTCCACTGGACTTTGACAGGCGCTCGAGATGACGAACGACCGCGGGCAAGCTTTCAAGAAGGGCACTCAGAGTTTGCCTCTTGCTTACGACCCACCTCACACTGTTCGATTCCATCAGTTTCACCACCTTCTGGCCTAGCCCGCAAGCCACAGCCTGCAGCTCTCTCAGCCTTTCGGGAGAGGACTGGTAAAATTTGAACATCGCCCGTATGTGCTTTTCACAGTTCTTCACAAAATCAACGTCCCTGCAGCAG
This window of the Elgaria multicarinata webbii isolate HBS135686 ecotype San Diego chromosome 3, rElgMul1.1.pri, whole genome shotgun sequence genome carries:
- the LOC134396025 gene encoding zinc finger protein 862-like encodes the protein MFKFYQSSPERLRELQAVACGLGQKVVKLMESNSVRWVVSKRQTLSALLESLPAVVRHLERLSKSSGHEGQKAKGMLTFLRSFDFVKFSHFLIDFLHIYKPLSEVFQKEHVLVGQVIATLESTYLGLQNLLQQPGPKEEEFNANVKDGCFRGVSLDVVEMGEFRFQVDRAKIILTGAEYLHKRFDTEKSPPLLKNMEVFDALSWPAGCLDANFGEAEILSLANRFGCVLPASRDKERLLEEWSALKNTAQNLSFPAFCKKAMAEGLKLPSLSKLASISACMRISTASCKRGFVVMNLIRTYERLKLSNEVANSLVMVAVNGVAVSEFDPLPAIEHWYLTSSGRRC